GAAGAGAGCAGCACGAGCTCTTAGGAAGAAGATTGCTAAGGAGTGTGTACTTGAAGATATTGAAATCATCTCAAGGGAGCTTCTTGGAGCTATTTCATCTAAGGACACCAAGGTCCCTCGACGCAAGATTGTCAAAGTGACATCATCACCACTTACCAAGGTTCCCGTCATTACTCAAATCATGATTGGAACAATCCCAATCACTTTACCTACAACGGAGTTGGTCATGATGACCTCCGTcgaggaaaatgaagaaatcttGCCAGTAGTGTCTGGAAATGTTCAACAAAAGGCCAAGGCCTATGAAGTTGTCGAGAAAGGTAACAACATTCAATTCGAGGGGCCTATCACACGTGCAAGGGCCCAAGTATTGGCAAACCATTCTCCCGAGAGTTCATCTTCCCTTGGAGATATTCTTGGAGGAAACAAATATTTTTTCCAAGAAGAGATTCCTAGAGTAATGACTCAATTCCAAAGGTTGGAGATAAATGAAGATGTCGAATCTGAGAACATGCAAGTTCTGATGACTGGTGCATCAAATATAGAAGAACAACTGCTAGAAATGCAACGAAAACTAGCAGAAAAAGAAGCACAAATGGCAACTTTGGTAGCTGATAAGGAAGCTGAAATTGCAACTTTAGCAGCTTAGTTAGCCGCTCAAGCTAGCATAAATAATGCTGGAGAAAGAGCAAGGAAAGAAACAGAAGGAGAAAGTTCCGGTAGCCAAATTACGCATCAAGATATCAATGCAATTTTCGCTGAAAAGATTCGTGAATTTCAAATGTCTTTAACAACACCAATTCTTGGATACCGAAAGCCTTATCCAGCTCACTATGACACAGTGCCATTTCCCCAAGGGTATCAAAAACCGAGCTTTGATAAGTTTGATGGTTTAAGTGGTTCTCCTCAAGAACACTTAGCTCATTTTTACTCAGCTTGTGGGGAGACATCGCAGTCGGATCCCTTATTGGTTCGGCAATTTGTTCAGTCACTAAGAGGGTCTGCTTTCACATGGTACACTCAGTTAGAGCCCGGATCTATTATAACATGGGATGATATGCAAAGAGCTTTTCTAGCTCAATTCGTCAGTTCAAAGAAGAAAGTCACGTTAATGGATTTAgctcaaacaacacaaaggctTGGAGAAAGCGCGAGCGAATTCATCACAAGATGGAGGAGCCTTAACCTACAATGCATGGAAAAGATTTCCGAATTTTCGGCAGTGCAAATATGTTACAATAACCTCATCCCTGAGATTGCAACATTTGTAGGAATTGCGGAGCCTCGAACTTTCGACGAGTTGGTATCCAAAGCAAGCAATGTGGAGAAGCAGATGTCTCGAAAAAATGTGATTGGAAAGATGATTCAAGACTTAGAAAAGAAGTCTGACATCAAGAAGGGGGATAACAAAAGAATGTCGAAGAAAGGAGATTCTATGGCGACATTTGTCAAAGTAGACAAGAAAAGTGACaatgtaaaaagaaaagaagaaaccaaGGGGACGAGGAGGCTTTCgcttaaagaaagaaaagaagttaAATATAGTTTTGATGATGAAGATGTTGGAACTATCTTCGATGAACTTCTTGCAGCAAAGATGATCACGCTTCCTGAACCGAAGCGTCCCGCTGAAGTAAACAAGACCGATGATCCAAAGTATTGTCGATATCATCGACTCATCAGCCATACGATAGATGACTGTTATATCCTTAAGGATATAATTCAGGAAAAAATCAACAAGCATGAGATCGAGGTGGATTCATCCTCGAAACATCAGACGGCAACGTCCAATATGATCGAAGGAAAGTCAACACCTTCCGCTCCATTACCAGAAGGGGCAATCCCTGTAGGATTCCATGTCGATAATGAAACCACAGTTGACTATGCTTATCCTAGCATACCTCGTTCCGGaaatccaaaaattccaacTCTGTACGAGCTCATGACGGCTCCAAGTTTTGATGTTTGGGAGGATTCGTCATCGCTTGAATCCGAAGACGAGTGGCAAACCATCAGTGAAAAGAAGGTGAAAAAGATTGCTAAACGTCTTTCTTCCACAAAGCgatcaaaaggaaaattatgggGTAGACCACCCTCAAAGgatggaaagaaaaagaagaagaatactcAAAGAAAGTCtaaagtctttcaagatgatgagtacAAGCAGCCTTTCAGAGCACCAATAACCCTTGGAGACTACCTCCCTCCAAAACTTTTTAAGAGTAAGGGAGGTGAGGAAGAAATTGGAAATTGTCGCACAACTTCATGTGAAATCCACAACGATGATGAAGTAGATGAAATAACTCTACGCTCTGGCCAAAGGATCCCGTCCGCAgacaaaaaagaaggaaaagaagtagtTGATTCAGTCAAACATTCTGATCAATCAAGTGCAAGACAAGTTCCAGTCATTACTACTGTAGAGCCTGCGGTAGAAATTTCGGTCTCAAACACAAAAGCAAGTACCTCTAAGAGACATGCAAAAAATGTATTACAATCCCAAGATGGAAAATATGACATCGTCGACCATCTTAAGCGCATTCCATCTCTTCTTAGTGTGTACGATGCTCTGAAAATGTCAAAGGAGCTTAGAGAAGCACTCATTACGGCTTTGACAAATCCTGAAGTATTTgaaacaaacttcaaatttgcaGAAGTAGATACAACGTTGCCAAAGTATTGCGCTTGCTGCCTCGCAAGTATCACATTTGATGAAGATGACCTTATACTTGGAGACGAGTATCATAATCGACCTTTGTACGTCAGTGGACTAGTGGGAGATACATCGATAAATCGAATCTTGCTTGATTGTGGATCAGCAATGAACCTGCTTCCTCTTCGAACACTTCGAGCTTTGGGGATTAATGTTCGTCAACTAACACCATCAATGTTAACTATTCAAGGTTTCAATCAAGTGGGACAAAAAGCAATGGGAACGATAGCCTTACAAATGGAGATAGGAGAGTTATACTCCGACGCCCTTTTTCATGTAATCGATGCTAACACATCTTACAATGTTTTATTAGGGCGTCCATGGCTTCATACATATGGTGTTGTTCCTTCTACACTCCATCAGTGCTTCAAGTTTTTGATAAATGGCGAAGTCAAGACAGTTCTAGCGGATACCGACCCATTTAAGGGTGAAGAAGTGAATTATGCAGATGCAAAATTCTACAAACAGTCAAAGGTCACTTTTTCACAACCAACAAAAGATGAAGTAGTGCAGAAGGAATCACAATCACCAACTGTGGAAAAGGCAAAACCATCAAGGGTGGTCAAAATTACGAGTGCTAAAActccaaaatccaaaaaagtAGTTCTCAATCGCTTGTTTAAAGATCAAAGAGAACCTGATGAGAAAGCAATGGAACAAATCCAAAATGCATTTGAAGCACTCATGACCAGCTACACGAAGCCTTTACGCAGAATTAACCAATCAATTCCTGGAAGCAATTTGATAGTCTCAACAAATTTACAAAGGAATGATGGTCGACATGGTCGCATTGTTTCGTTCAAAAGAAATGAGTCCTCGTCAAAAATTCCATTAAAGATAAAAGCGAAAAGGCATAAAGCTAAAAGTGTTATCAATGTCACAGTGCACCAAGGAAATGGAATGCTCAAAGCATTTGTCTCGGAAACCAAGAATCATGAGTTTGAAGGCTTTACTAATCTCGAGAAAGCAATGTTAACTGAAGAAGAGTCCAATAGCAAGCCACCTCGAGTCTCAGTCTTCCAACGACTTGGTAAAATCGCCAACTCTCAGCCTAAGAAATCTCATAAAAGCAAAAAGTGGAGAGTCAAAAGCCAAAAGGTGAAGATAAACCAAGATAAAAATAATGATGCAGAAGAGGAACAAGACGTTGTTCAAGTTAGCATGATCGGTAGCAAAGAAAGAAGCAAGGAGTCTGATAACGAGCCAATTAAGCTTGTTAGGCAATTTCCCACCGGCTTTTCtgtcaaaaagaaaaatgggcAAAATCGTGTTTGCGCAAGCTTCAGAACTCACAACAATGCACCGCCACTTCTAAGTGAAGCTTATGAAATGGATGAGGAATCAAGCATAGAAGAGGAGGTTCATAATGTTGCTCAAGTAAACTGTGTTACCATTGAAGATGAAAAAGATGAGAATGGTGATAACTCAACCGAGTTTATTAACAACGTTCAACCGGCACCACCTCAAATAGAAGACGGGGGGCAAGCCACTGTGGATGAACTCCGAGAAATCAATCTCGGAACAGATGACGAGCCAAAGCCTGTATTTGTAAGTGCCCTACTAACACTGGAAGAATTAGAAGATTACAaaagtcttctccaagattacCGAGATGTGTTTGCATGGGGCTATCAAGATATGCCTGGTTTAGACACTAAGGTGGCAGTTCATAAGCTGGCTGTATCAAAAGAAAGGCGTTATGTTAAACAGGCACCTCGACGTTTTCGACCTGAGCTTGAAGTACAAATTAAGGCTGAAATTGACAAACTGATAGATGTTGGGTTTATCAGGGAAGTACGGTACCCTACGTGGCTCGCCAGTATTGTACCggtaaagaagaaaaatggacaAATTCGTGTCTGCATAGATTTCAGAGACCTTAATGATGCATGTCCAAAAGATGAGTTCCCACTTCCAATAACTGAATTATTGGTAGACGCCACAACTGGTTTTGAGGCTCTATCTTTCATGGATGGATTTTCaggatacaatcaaattaaaATGGCACCTGAAGATGAAGAACTTACAGCATTCCGCACTCCGAAAGGAATCTACTGCTACACTGTAATGCCGTTTGGACTAAAAAATGCAGGGGCCACATACCAAAGAGCCATGAGAATTATTTTCAGTGACATGTTGCATAGCACCATCGAATGTTATGTAGACGATCTTGTCgtcaaaacaagaaaaagggaACGTCATTTGAACGACTTGAAGAAAGTCTTTGACAGACTCCGAAAACATCAATTAAAGATGAATCCTTTGAAATGCGCATTTGGAGTGGCTTCTGGAAAATTTCTTGGCTTTGTGGTAAGGTACCGGGGAATTGAAGTCGACCCTTCAAAAATCAAGGCAATCATGAAATGCCTCCTCCTCGAAACCTGCGAGAGCTACGAGGACTACAAGGAAGATTGGCGTACATCAGGAGATTCATCTCAAACTTATCTGGGAGATGTCAACCATTCACAAGGCTGATGAAAAAGGATGTGCCTTTCGTGTGGGATGACACGTGTCAAAACGCTCTCAGTAGCATTAAAGAATATCTTTTGAAACCTCCAGTATTAATGGCTCCAATCAAAGGGAAACCTTTAATTTTGTATATCGCAGCACTTGAACGCTCACTGGGGGCAATGCTTGCTCAAAACaatgaagaaggaaaagaaaatgctCTCTACTATTTAAGTCGAACGCTTGTAGGGGCAGAGCAAAATTACACCCCTATTGAGAAGGTTTGCTTGGCCTTAGTTTTCGCTGTACAAAAACTACGACATTATTTATTGTCACACAGCATTACTTTGATATCTAAAGCGGACCGGCTTAGATACTTGATGTCAAAACCAGTGTCATCCGGTCGTCTTGCAAAATGGTCTTTGCTACTATCGGAATTTGAAATCAAGTATGTCTCTCAAAAAGCTATAAAGGGACAAGCACTAGCTGATTTCTTAGCAGCTCATCCTGTTCCCGACAACATGGAGTTACCAAGCGATTTGCCGGATGAAGAAGTATTCTCGACATATGTTTCTCAATGGCAACTTTACTTTGACGGAGCGGCAAGGAAAAAAGGCGCGGGGGCAGGTATTGTTTTCATTACACCATGTGGAGGCCTAATCCCGTATTCATTTTCGCTCATAGAGTTATGTTCAAACAATGTGGCAGAATACGAGGCACTTATCATTGGACTTGAAATTGCACTCGAACTACATGTTGATTGCCTTCAAGCTTATGGTGATTCACAACTAATCATCAAGCAAATGAATGGTCAATATGctgtgaaaaatgaaaatctaaCCTTGTATCATAAAAGAGCAAAACACTTGGCGTCACAATTCCAAGAAATCAACATTGCTTACATTCCAAGGTCTGAAAATAACAAAGCCGATGCATTGGCAAAACTAGCGGCATCTTTAACTCTCCCTGAGGAACGAGAAGTTAAAATTACAGTGGGAGAACGACATTTACTTCCTTCAACACTAGAGCGGATTGAAGAAAATCATGAAGTCAATGCGGTTACAGTCCTGGAAGTAGATGAATGTTCAGATTGGCGGCAATCTTTGATTGACTATCTTCAAAATGGAAAACTACCAACTGATCCCAGAGGAAGAGTTGATGTACGAAGAAGGGCCAACCGATTTGTGTATATGAATGACACATTATACAAAAGATCATTTGACGGAATATTGCTAAGGTGTTTATCAAAAGAAGAAGCGACCTATGCTCTCTCTGAAACTCATGCCGGTATTTGCGGAGCCCATCAATCTGGACCTAAGCTTGCAGCTCAATTGAAAAGACTTGGGTATTACTGGCCTACAATGGTTCAAGATGCGATGAAACATGTGAAGTCATGTCAGGCATGTCAAATACATGGAGACTTCAAACACCAAAATCCATTACCCCTCCATCCGACCATCTTGTCTTGGCCATTCAATGCATGGGGCTTAGATGTGATAGGCATGATAAGCCCAAAATCGTCTCTCCAACATCAGTACATCCTAGCAGGCACGGATTATTTCTCAAAGTGGGCTGAGGCAATACCGTTGAAAGAAGTGAAAGCGGAAGATGTTGCAAATTTCATaaagaaaaacataatctaTCGCTACGGAGTCCCGTCCAAAATAATCTCAGACAACGCCCTCTACTTCAAGTGTAGGGCCATGGATAATCTTTGCAAAAAGTACAACATTCAACAAGCCTTCTCCGCAAGTTACAACCCAACCGCCAATGGTCAAGCAGAGGCTTTCAACAAAGTGTTGTGCAACATCCTAAAAAAGATGGTGGCAAAGAACAAAAGAGATTGGCACGAACGCCTTCCCGAAGCATTATGGGCCTATAGGACCACCGTCCGTACATCCACTCAATGTACTCCATATAGTCTGGTGTATGGATCAGAAGATGTGCTACCCTTGGAAATTCAACTACCTTCCTTAAGAGTAGCCACACAACTGACAAATCCTGAGGAAAATGTAAAAATCAGGCTAGCGGAACTTGAAGCACTTGATGAAAAACGACTTGCAGTGCAACAAAGACTTGAAATCTATCAAGCTCAAGTGGCAGGTACATTCAACAAAAAGGTTAAGTTTAGATCATTCTCTGTTGGAGATTTAGTCTTAACCGTCCGAAGACCCGTCGTCGTCACCAGAAAGATGCAAGGAAAATTTGAAGCCAAATGGGAAGGACCGTATGTTGTTACAAAAGTCTTCACAAAAGGTGCCTACGAACTCTCTAACGCCAATGGGAAATGCATATACCCATGTGTCAACGGAAAGCTCATGAAGAAGTTCTACGCATAAACAGTGCCTAACGAACTCCGAGATGGAAGCAAGTGCAGAGGAAGCGAGCAAGAAAAAAATCCTTTCCTCTGAACTAcgtatgacttgatccctcaaaaaaggatacgtaggcagccTATCATTAAAAGTGGGtgcagttataaaaaaaaaaatcaaaatcaaaatcaaatcccgaAAATTAAGGGGTGAACTACGTTCGGCTTGATCCCTTcatagggtacgtaggcagtctagcTTTATTACTAGATACAGCCGTAAAAATCATTTTCCCAAAATCAAGGGGTGAACTACGTTCGGCTTGATCCCTTCAtggggtacgtaggtagtctagcTTTATTACTAGATACAGCCGTAAAAAAAGCCACTTTCCCGAAAACAAGGGATGAACTACGTTTGGCTTGATCCCTTcacagggtacgtaggcaatctgaTCCCCAaaattagatgcagccataattcatcaaaaattatatatttgtcCCCCAACGGAATTAGCAGTTGTTCAAATTGTCATATGCTAATTTTGGTTTGAACTCTTCCCAGGCGAGAGTTGCATAGGTGATTTTCACTTGTGTAGGGTGATGAAACAAAGAGGAGTCCAATGCATTGAAAAATTGTCATGCATGCTTAattacgaaaaaaaaaaaaaaaatccacagcAGCTGTACTTGACCAAAAATTTGAAGCAACAGCTATGTGTTGGTACAGCTATCTACAAGGAACCATGCCGTGTAGACTAAAAACTAAAAGTGGCAGCTATGTTTTGTGCAGCTATGTTATGTTTACAGAAACatgccataaaaaaaaaaaaggaaaagagagacACCTGTTAAACATAAAGGAAAGGAGGTACTCGTTACAAGATTGCCAATTAAAGCATATCTATATATAGGTAAAGGTACGACATTCAACTAAAgcatttctatatatatatatatatatagaagaaaGGGTACGGCATGCTGAACATAGCACGTGAACTGAGCAAGGGCGATGGAAAAGTAATATGGTttgaataacataaaaaattcaaataaagttCAAACGTACTGGGTTCAATAAACCCATTATTCTCAACCGAAGTTCGCTCAAAAGAATCAGcaaggaagaaagaagaggaaaagCTAAACTTAAATATCCCAAATTGCAGAAATGCAAAACAGAAGGAAACAACTTAAAGCCTACTCCGGTTTGCTGCAAAAGTGGAGCAGGGAAGCGATTGAATTTAAAATTCCTTCTTCTGCAGATTTGTTCAATGTTTCAGCACGCACATCTGGGAGAAGCCCTTCATTCGCATCAATCCGGGACTGACGAAATTCTACATCCAATTTCTTCTGTCGCTCAATTGAAGCTTTAAGGTCACTCACACGACGCTTAACAGCAAGTCTTCCAGAATCATATTGTTGACGAAGAACACGAGCAATCTCCTCTGCTTCTTTAACAGGCAATTCTTCAGTTTCAATTTTCTTAAGCTCCTGAATGGAATTAGTTAACTCTGACTCCAAGGCCTTCTTAGTTGACAAACACTCATCATGTCGACGAAACAAATCACGAATCTGATTACCTTGATCAATAATCCCATCATTAGTAGAAATCTGAGAAGCACATATAAAAACATGGCGAACAGTTTTTTCAAACCACTCAAGCTCTGTTCGACCAGATTCCAAAAGGTTAATAATGGGACGCAAAACATCAAACACCAGATTCACTTCCTCACGACAGCCAAGAATTTCTGTAGGTGAGTTGCAAGAGGaaagtttgacaaaaatattctCTACTTCACCAATGATATATCCTTGCCTAAGATTGCTAACCTCCGAGCCAAACAAAACATGGATGGATGTTTTCACTTCTTGCAAAGATGATGGAACAACTTCATCTGGCACATAAGCAGCTGACTTCTCCCCATAAGGCTGGTTCATTACCTTCACATGAGAAGATGGTGCATTCAAATTTTCAGATACCATTTCTGGAATAAAATTATCTGCATCAACAGCAATTTCGGCTTCAATATTTGTACCACTACGGTCATCAGGTTTCTCATAACGAGCACGCTTAAAATTCACATCATGATTACTCCCTAAAGAGGACCCTGATGAAGAAAAATCCAGGATAGCCTTACATTTCTCGTCAGCCGTTGCATTCCTGTTCTTAGAAAAACCTGAACTCTGACCAACTGCTTGCAAGCTAGGTGACTTCTCAATTCCCACCTCAGAAAGCAAAAACTCTTTTCTCAAACCTGGAGTTATGTCTCTCAGAACTGACACACTAAAAACTGTCTTTTTATTAAGAGGACGCTTATTGAAGATAGCATAAATATCAGCCAAAGAAATCCCAAGATATGTTACACAAGAAATCCTCCACCACTTGCAATACCAATAGGTACAGATCCCTTGATGTGTTGAACATGGAACATAAAAAAGAGATCCGGTGTTCCTTTTAAGAAGCACCGTCTGCGCTTCGAACATAGCCTCAACACTACAATTTTGTCTACTAGAAACACCAAATGCTAAATTGTTCGTTGGAACTCCTTGATCAAAGCCAAATTGACGAGCAAATCTGTTAGGAAAATATGGTTCTAGCCAAAGGTGTTCACCAATTCTGACAGGAAGCTTTGCAGTGCGAACACagaccaaaaattcaaaataatcatCAGATAGGTCTTCATTATCCATCAAAGAACAACCTTTCTCTTCCACAAAAACGGTTGGGCGATAAACAACAGATTTGTTACTCCGAAAAATAAACCTGGCTTGAGATATATTAACCTCCCTGGGTTCAATGCCCGCATATCTCGCCAATTGAGGATAACCCTTAGGAAAATCATTGTCAGGACGAGAACGGTATAAGTATGGAAAATGCTCCCCTAACCAACCGACAA
Above is a window of Malus sylvestris chromosome 15, drMalSylv7.2, whole genome shotgun sequence DNA encoding:
- the LOC126605362 gene encoding uncharacterized protein LOC126605362, giving the protein MLYYAFQGTNTDGHICTQRAVDIAGKEFATGLGYRRSSPLASLNYNFSFSDPPTWFLPSKVNSGHLDFIPEDGAIKVGRHQGDLFQAYTLMKVNNEADGDTKFKVDPNFFPLLHRMIREKTDWGLSVKVTGCATFQVGVLEWTETTLRTYASVLRQANIYGAVAVSRYPYKYSSNVWKAFCELWGPLTNTFHQGNGEMSISLYDLKVICGLPILGAPYEEFIPPNDDLCKKETYPSTLPELLRIHSQLCKFYGQKHIFWNQWLDHFYRGKIVYAGYGEKNQRMSPNEQKIFKARRILLEVTKEGALAAFLVFWLCRFVLPLKGGKVRPETFPMACLMAQGSKVSLAPTVLGYIYRGLGDIVSCPRGPGFTYISMPVHYIVGWLGEHFPYLYRSRPDNDFPKGYPQLARYAGIEPREVNISQARFIFRSNKSVVYRPTVFVEEKGCSLMDNEDLSDDYFEFLVCVRTAKLPVRIGEHLWLEPYFPNRFARQFGFDQGVPTNNLAFGVSSRQNCSVEAMFEAQTVLLKRNTGSLFYVPCSTHQGICTYWYCKWWRISCVTYLGISLADIYAIFNKRPLNKKTVFSVSVLRDITPGLRKEFLLSEVGIEKSPSLQAVGQSSGFSKNRNATADEKCKAILDFSSSGSSLGSNHDVNFKRARYEKPDDRSGTNIEAEIAVDADNFIPEMVSENLNAPSSHVKVMNQPYGEKSAAYVPDEVVPSSLQEVKTSIHVLFGSEVSNLRQGYIIGEVENIFVKLSSCNSPTEILGCREEVNLVFDVLRPIINLLESGRTELEWFEKTVRHVFICASQISTNDGIIDQGNQIRDLFRRHDECLSTKKALESELTNSIQELKKIETEELPVKEAEEIARVLRQQYDSGRLAVKRRVSDLKASIERQKKLDVEFRQSRIDANEGLLPDVRAETLNKSAEEGILNSIASLLHFCSKPE